A genomic stretch from Candidatus Acidiferrales bacterium includes:
- the rpiB gene encoding ribose 5-phosphate isomerase B, translating to MIALASDHAGFEYKEKLKKILDQLHVEYKDFGAYNDKPSDYPDYAYVAAKAVGAGECEKGILVCGSGIGVDIVANKVENVRSALCANLEMAELSRRHNNANVLSIGERLTDWDTTEKMVRLWLSTPFDGGRHERRVNKIHTLTGC from the coding sequence TTGATAGCACTAGCTTCCGATCACGCCGGATTTGAATACAAAGAGAAACTGAAAAAGATCCTTGACCAGTTGCATGTTGAGTACAAGGATTTTGGCGCATATAACGATAAGCCGAGCGACTACCCGGACTATGCCTATGTAGCCGCCAAAGCCGTTGGAGCCGGAGAATGCGAGAAAGGAATACTTGTTTGTGGAAGCGGGATTGGAGTAGACATCGTTGCGAACAAGGTTGAGAACGTTCGATCTGCTCTCTGCGCGAACCTCGAAATGGCGGAACTGTCTCGAAGGCACAACAATGCAAACGTGCTGAGCATCGGTGAGAGGCTCACCGATTGGGACACAACTGAGAAGATGGTACGACTCTGGCTGTCGACGCCGTTTGACGGTGGGAGGCATGAGCGGCGTGTCAACAAGATTCACACTCTCACCGGATGTTAG
- the glyA gene encoding serine hydroxymethyltransferase, which translates to MDFIEILKKSDEQVFQAIANEIARQNNTLELIASENFVSKAVLAAAGSVMTNKYAEGYPGKRYYGGCEFVDTAENLARERVKKLFGADYANVQPHSGSQANMAVYFSFIKPGDKVLGMNLSHGGHLTHGSPVNFSGQLYNFVAYGVKKETGYIDYDEVERIAVKEKPKLITVGASAYSRNIDYEKFREIADKIDAFLFADIAHPAGLIASKLLNDPLPYCHVVTSTTHKTLRGPRGGLILMGKDFENPFGVVAPKSGRRKMMSELVDSMVIPGIQGGPLMHIIAAKAVAFREALQPEFITYSKQVISNASALASYLTQKGFEIISGGTDNHLMLIDLRNKNVTGKDAQESLDRAGITVNKNAVPFDDKSPLITSGIRIGTPAVTTRGFKEKEMAAIADLIDRVVMNIGSEKIYREVKEDVAELCSKFPLYDLVREHSSIG; encoded by the coding sequence ATGGATTTCATAGAGATTCTTAAAAAATCTGACGAGCAAGTTTTTCAGGCGATTGCAAATGAAATAGCCCGGCAAAATAATACGCTTGAGCTTATAGCGTCTGAAAATTTTGTAAGTAAAGCCGTCCTCGCTGCGGCCGGTTCCGTAATGACGAACAAGTATGCCGAAGGTTATCCCGGCAAGCGATATTACGGAGGATGTGAATTTGTCGATACAGCGGAGAATCTCGCGCGCGAGCGCGTGAAAAAATTGTTCGGTGCGGATTACGCCAATGTCCAGCCGCATTCCGGCTCTCAGGCGAACATGGCGGTTTATTTTTCATTTATAAAGCCTGGAGATAAAGTCCTCGGGATGAACCTATCCCACGGCGGCCATCTTACCCACGGCTCCCCGGTAAATTTCTCAGGCCAGCTGTACAATTTCGTCGCTTACGGTGTCAAGAAGGAAACAGGATATATAGACTACGATGAAGTGGAACGTATCGCCGTGAAAGAAAAACCGAAATTGATAACGGTCGGGGCCAGCGCGTATTCTCGCAACATAGACTATGAAAAGTTCCGTGAGATCGCCGACAAGATAGACGCATTTCTCTTCGCAGACATTGCGCATCCGGCCGGCTTGATTGCTTCAAAACTTTTGAATGATCCCTTGCCATATTGCCACGTCGTAACTTCGACGACCCATAAGACGCTGCGCGGTCCGAGGGGCGGGCTGATTCTAATGGGGAAAGACTTTGAAAATCCCTTTGGAGTCGTTGCACCGAAGAGCGGCCGCCGAAAGATGATGTCGGAGCTTGTCGACTCGATGGTGATACCTGGGATTCAGGGCGGACCTCTCATGCACATCATTGCCGCGAAAGCGGTTGCATTCCGTGAAGCGCTTCAACCGGAATTCATTACTTACTCAAAACAGGTCATTTCAAACGCGAGCGCTCTCGCTTCGTATCTTACGCAAAAGGGATTCGAAATAATTTCCGGCGGGACGGACAACCATTTGATGTTGATCGATCTTCGAAATAAAAATGTCACCGGGAAAGATGCGCAGGAGTCTCTCGATCGGGCCGGAATCACTGTAAATAAGAACGCAGTCCCCTTTGATGACAAGTCGCCGTTGATTACGAGTGGAATAAGAATCGGAACACCCGCCGTGACTACGCGGGGGTTCAAAGAAAAAGAGATGGCTGCTATAGCAGATTTGATAGACAGGGTCGTAATGAATATCGGGAGTGAGAAGATTTACCGTGAGGTCAAAGAGGACGTCGCGGAATTATGCAGCAAATTTCCCCTGTATGATCTTGTACGGGAGCATTCCTCTATTGGCTGA
- the tatC gene encoding twin-arginine translocase subunit TatC: MSEKVEDNLSGNDTAGEMSFWGHLEELRKRLIWSLVGIVIGTAICAIFADFIVNKFLLAPALHSKPPLKIQNLKPYGQMVLYMEIIFVAGLVLSIPNTLYHLWKFIEPALYPNERKYIGWIVFFSTSFFLIGGAFAYYVLIPNALGFFAVFGSPYIENIIDVQSYFGFLVGIILASGIVFELPMLSYFLARLGILSPEFLRKYRKHAVIVILLVAALITPPDIASWIMMSIPLYLLYEVSIIVVQVTRANKRKKEEASA; this comes from the coding sequence ATGAGTGAAAAAGTTGAAGATAATTTATCCGGCAACGACACCGCGGGAGAGATGTCCTTCTGGGGTCACCTCGAAGAACTTCGGAAGCGACTCATCTGGTCTCTTGTAGGCATAGTGATAGGTACGGCCATCTGTGCCATCTTCGCAGACTTCATCGTAAATAAGTTTCTTCTAGCGCCCGCGCTTCACAGCAAACCTCCCCTAAAGATACAGAACCTTAAACCGTATGGGCAGATGGTCTTGTACATGGAGATTATTTTTGTTGCCGGATTGGTTCTGAGTATTCCGAACACTCTTTATCATTTATGGAAATTCATAGAGCCTGCGCTGTATCCTAATGAACGTAAGTATATAGGGTGGATTGTTTTTTTCTCGACCTCCTTTTTCCTTATAGGAGGGGCATTCGCGTATTACGTTTTAATACCGAATGCACTCGGGTTCTTTGCGGTGTTCGGGTCGCCGTACATCGAGAACATTATTGATGTGCAATCGTACTTCGGGTTTCTCGTCGGAATAATTTTAGCAAGCGGCATAGTGTTTGAGCTTCCGATGCTGTCGTATTTTCTGGCGAGGCTTGGAATTCTGAGCCCGGAGTTTCTCCGCAAATATAGAAAACATGCCGTTATCGTAATCCTGCTCGTGGCCGCTTTGATCACTCCTCCGGATATTGCAAGCTGGATCATGATGTCGATTCCTCTTTACCTGCTTTATGAAGTATCCATAATAGTCGTACAGGTGACCCGCGCAAACAAACGGAAAAAAGAAGAAGCCTCCGCTTAA
- a CDS encoding polyprenyl synthetase family protein — protein MDIKEIIFPIREEIKLFNKEFKSAIRSSVGIVDTIARYLLHQKGKQIRPILVLLSAKASGKISESTYRAATLVELLHTATLIHDDVVDNADVRRGLASINATWKNKIAVLMGDYLLSRGLLLSLVHNEYEFLQISSAAVKRMSEGELLQIQKSRQLDMDDSTYFRIISDKTASLISSCCEMGAASATDDKRVINHFKNFGEYLGMAFQIQDDVLDYEGKRATLGKPIGSDIRERKVTLPFIYALGNAPEREGRKTLRLLKNGKRGSRIDEVIEFTERHGGIDRARGKATEFVQKAKMELEDIPGSAAKDALLNLTRFVVERVN, from the coding sequence TTGGACATAAAGGAAATCATCTTTCCGATTAGAGAAGAGATAAAACTCTTCAACAAGGAGTTTAAGTCGGCAATCCGCTCATCGGTCGGTATCGTGGATACCATCGCAAGATATTTGCTGCACCAGAAAGGAAAGCAGATTCGTCCCATCCTGGTTCTGTTGTCTGCAAAGGCAAGCGGGAAGATCAGCGAGAGCACTTATCGGGCCGCTACACTCGTGGAACTTCTTCACACGGCCACACTGATCCATGATGATGTCGTCGACAACGCGGACGTGAGACGCGGTCTTGCCTCGATCAATGCAACATGGAAGAACAAGATTGCCGTCCTCATGGGAGATTATCTTCTTTCCCGCGGACTTTTGCTTTCGCTGGTTCATAATGAATACGAGTTTTTGCAGATCAGCTCCGCTGCGGTTAAACGGATGAGCGAAGGAGAACTTCTTCAAATCCAGAAATCGAGACAGCTTGATATGGATGACAGCACTTATTTCAGGATTATCTCCGATAAAACTGCGTCGCTGATTTCGAGCTGCTGCGAGATGGGTGCAGCGAGTGCAACAGATGACAAACGGGTTATAAATCATTTCAAAAATTTCGGCGAGTATCTCGGGATGGCATTTCAAATCCAGGATGATGTTCTGGATTACGAAGGGAAAAGGGCGACCCTTGGGAAACCGATAGGCAGTGACATTCGCGAAAGGAAAGTCACCCTTCCGTTTATTTATGCTCTCGGAAACGCACCAGAGCGAGAGGGCCGAAAGACGCTGAGGCTTCTTAAAAATGGGAAACGGGGTTCGAGGATTGATGAGGTGATTGAGTTTACGGAGCGTCATGGCGGCATAGATCGCGCGAGAGGGAAGGCTACGGAGTTTGTTCAGAAAGCGAAGATGGAACTTGAGGATATCCCCGGTTCTGCCGCGAAAGATGCCCTTCTGAACCTGACGCGCTTTGTGGTCGAGCGGGTGAACTAG
- a CDS encoding patatin-like phospholipase family protein, with translation MLSVRKKNSEYVLALGGGGARGLAHIGVLKVLQAEGINIGGIAGISMGAIIGAMYAYYGNAVEVEEIFKKFLQSQFHQKFSKTFFLLSENPDTVQRPSRIVNKLGRGFIYLKAASKKALFSQNILKDTLDYLLPDIQFSAMRIPFISIASDLVSGRQVVFRSGKIRPAVIASSLIPGIVETLRLGNYVLTDGSVTGIVPVKAARDTFSGKVIAVDVSMTMRRDFELRTAFDVALRANEITSHLLDQTCLDIADHVISPKVGNTNWANFDKLDEMIHAGEVAARRSLSWFKNSK, from the coding sequence TTGCTTTCAGTCAGGAAAAAGAATTCCGAATATGTCCTCGCCCTTGGCGGCGGCGGTGCCCGGGGATTGGCTCACATCGGCGTATTAAAAGTTCTTCAGGCTGAAGGAATCAACATCGGGGGAATCGCCGGCATAAGCATGGGTGCAATCATCGGTGCGATGTACGCTTACTACGGCAACGCTGTTGAAGTCGAAGAGATTTTCAAAAAATTCTTGCAGAGCCAATTTCATCAAAAATTCAGCAAAACATTTTTTCTCCTGTCCGAGAATCCGGACACTGTTCAGAGGCCGAGTAGAATCGTCAATAAATTGGGCCGTGGCTTTATTTATCTTAAGGCCGCCTCGAAGAAAGCACTCTTCTCCCAAAATATTTTGAAGGATACCCTCGATTATCTCCTGCCCGATATCCAATTCAGTGCCATGAGAATCCCGTTTATCAGCATCGCATCTGACTTGGTATCAGGACGGCAAGTAGTGTTTAGAAGCGGCAAGATTCGGCCTGCTGTAATTGCGAGTTCGCTCATACCGGGTATAGTTGAAACACTGAGATTAGGCAACTACGTTCTGACCGATGGCAGTGTCACCGGGATAGTGCCGGTAAAGGCGGCGCGTGACACATTCAGCGGAAAAGTAATTGCGGTCGATGTTTCAATGACAATGAGAAGAGATTTTGAGCTCCGAACGGCGTTTGATGTTGCACTGAGAGCGAATGAGATAACGAGTCACTTGCTGGATCAGACCTGTCTTGATATCGCCGATCATGTGATAAGCCCGAAAGTGGGAAATACTAATTGGGCAAACTTCGACAAGTTAGACGAGATGATTCATGCCGGCGAAGTTGCCGCCAGAAGATCGCTTAGCTGGTTTAAAAATTCAAAATAG
- a CDS encoding glycoside hydrolase family 2 TIM barrel-domain containing protein — MFAQEVSPQDDLRQNGLTYVQLTPTRGKILLDGEWQASADNGKTWKLVNIPGTFDDKNVIFEKRIFIPDEVVSKNVFTLTLGTGGTTTEVRVNNEYVVLHNGAYSQFEVKIPDRLLQSGDENLIQIICNNELNPVSSIPLKQLAFQPKCYGGLFRDVYLEVKPPIYMDRPSIKISMNPNNSVATLESDVVVYASDYTRYGLDSTSTSLSLRGHAEIIDKSTGKVVAKSADNSFSLAQNHNTKLHFSMQVQDVNLWSPASPNLYEAVFYLNKSSKGSDLIDEYSENIGFRSFQLSNGKFFLNSDPIFIKGVNYVVDYPKAEAAVDDVQIEKDIAVIKTLGANAIRVVNYPPSPELLDLCDRFGLMVFEETPLTDAPPSVIEDSQYKRALQNYLRELISLTCSHPCVVAVSAGSNLDPTSKATVDLISSMTSIVHDDADRLVYYTPLAGPVDGIATDADFVGLDLTQFNSARKLKDFLTNLSQQYPSTVFWISSVGTQCQMSNHDGYSDPLSLEHQARYLVDAYGAAEEANVAGVSINSFADWEGATPHLMQNGHPYLYTFGLVSYWREKRPAFMAVRSLFSDETLPILPIGNYADSPPIIYVILSTLLLVMVTYLHYSRRWFRESAARAIFRPYNFFADIRDQRMISAFQTFTVLLLVAAGIAIYLSSLFYAYRDNYVFDRLLGILIPSDFLKIKIDYLVWHPAEFILAFTAFCMVVISFITLVIKLFSLIAKIRLQLVSAFTVATWSTLPMAVLILVDMILFRLLGDSRFVWGAWIVLVLLFLWSLLRLFHGIGVIYDLPTLRVGIIGSVFLIIVIVLLTVYYNGTDGVLSYTKFFYNFLSQNKFI; from the coding sequence GTGTTTGCCCAAGAAGTTAGTCCTCAGGATGATCTGAGACAAAATGGGCTAACATACGTTCAGCTTACACCGACGAGGGGAAAAATCCTTCTCGACGGCGAGTGGCAGGCTTCCGCTGATAACGGCAAGACTTGGAAACTTGTGAATATCCCTGGAACGTTCGACGACAAGAATGTGATTTTTGAAAAACGCATTTTTATTCCCGATGAGGTGGTATCTAAGAATGTTTTTACGCTGACTCTTGGGACAGGAGGGACGACAACCGAGGTAAGAGTGAATAATGAATACGTCGTTCTTCATAACGGGGCATACTCGCAATTCGAAGTGAAGATACCGGACAGGCTTCTCCAATCAGGTGATGAGAATTTAATTCAAATAATTTGTAACAATGAGTTGAACCCCGTTTCCTCTATTCCATTGAAACAGCTTGCCTTCCAGCCGAAATGTTACGGCGGTTTGTTCAGGGATGTCTATCTTGAGGTGAAGCCTCCGATCTATATGGATAGACCTTCAATAAAGATTTCCATGAATCCGAATAACAGCGTCGCAACTTTAGAAAGTGATGTTGTTGTCTATGCGTCGGATTACACAAGGTACGGGTTGGATTCGACATCGACCTCGCTGTCGTTACGGGGTCACGCAGAGATAATAGACAAATCGACGGGGAAAGTGGTCGCAAAATCTGCCGATAATTCCTTTAGTCTTGCTCAGAATCATAATACTAAACTGCATTTCTCGATGCAGGTTCAAGACGTTAACCTCTGGTCGCCTGCAAGTCCCAATTTATATGAGGCAGTTTTTTATTTAAACAAGTCGAGCAAAGGCTCGGATCTGATAGATGAGTATTCAGAGAATATCGGTTTCAGATCCTTTCAGCTTTCTAACGGAAAATTCTTTCTGAATTCAGACCCGATTTTCATAAAGGGCGTTAATTACGTTGTCGACTATCCTAAAGCAGAAGCCGCAGTCGACGACGTCCAGATAGAAAAGGACATCGCTGTTATTAAGACTCTCGGTGCTAATGCGATCAGAGTGGTTAACTATCCGCCTTCACCGGAATTGCTCGACCTTTGCGACCGGTTCGGCTTGATGGTTTTTGAAGAGACGCCCCTTACCGATGCGCCGCCTTCAGTTATAGAGGACAGCCAGTACAAAAGAGCATTGCAGAACTATCTCAGGGAATTGATATCCTTAACGTGTTCTCACCCGTGCGTTGTCGCGGTGTCGGCAGGAAGCAACCTCGATCCAACATCGAAGGCGACGGTAGATCTTATTTCATCGATGACTTCGATTGTTCATGACGATGCGGATAGACTGGTCTACTACACGCCTCTGGCCGGTCCGGTTGACGGGATTGCTACTGATGCGGACTTTGTGGGCTTGGACTTAACGCAGTTCAACTCAGCCAGGAAGCTCAAAGATTTTTTGACAAATCTTTCGCAGCAGTACCCGAGCACCGTGTTTTGGATTTCTTCCGTAGGAACTCAATGCCAAATGAGCAACCATGACGGTTACTCCGACCCTCTTTCTCTTGAACATCAGGCAAGATACCTGGTGGATGCTTACGGAGCAGCGGAGGAAGCGAATGTCGCCGGCGTTTCGATAAATAGTTTTGCCGATTGGGAGGGTGCGACGCCGCATCTCATGCAAAACGGACACCCGTATTTATATACCTTCGGTCTGGTAAGCTATTGGCGGGAAAAGCGCCCTGCATTTATGGCCGTCCGTTCGCTCTTCAGTGACGAGACTCTTCCTATTTTGCCGATAGGAAATTATGCGGATTCGCCGCCGATAATTTACGTGATATTGTCGACGCTGCTTCTTGTGATGGTGACGTATCTTCATTACAGTCGAAGGTGGTTCCGCGAAAGCGCTGCACGGGCAATATTCAGGCCGTATAATTTTTTTGCGGACATACGCGACCAAAGGATGATCTCTGCTTTCCAGACTTTCACGGTGCTGCTGCTGGTCGCGGCAGGAATTGCAATTTATCTATCGTCTCTCTTTTATGCATATCGTGACAACTACGTTTTCGATCGCCTTCTTGGGATTCTGATACCGAGCGATTTTCTAAAAATAAAAATTGATTACTTAGTCTGGCATCCCGCGGAATTTATTCTCGCGTTCACCGCCTTTTGTATGGTCGTAATTTCATTTATCACTCTGGTCATTAAACTCTTTTCCCTCATCGCAAAAATACGGCTCCAGCTGGTAAGCGCATTTACGGTCGCAACGTGGTCGACACTTCCGATGGCGGTTTTAATTCTGGTTGACATGATCCTTTTTAGACTGCTCGGCGATTCAAGATTCGTCTGGGGAGCCTGGATCGTTCTTGTCCTCCTATTCTTGTGGAGTCTTCTCAGATTATTCCATGGCATCGGCGTGATATATGATCTTCCGACTCTGCGGGTCGGCATCATCGGCTCGGTATTTTTGATAATAGTGATCGTACTGTTGACTGTTTACTATAACGGAACAGACGGCGTTCTCTCCTACACGAAATTTTTCTATAATTTCTTATCTCAGAACAAGTTTATATAG
- the smc gene encoding chromosome segregation protein SMC — MFLSKLELFGFKSFATKTELTFNGGITSVVGPNGCGKTNVLDSIRWVLGEQRTSMLRSDSMENVIFNGSENRKALGMAEVTITLKNDKGLLPVDYSEVSITRRVFRSGEGEYFVNRNQCRLKDIQDMLMDSGMAPTAYSVIELKMVEDILRENADERRKMFEEASGVTKYKARRKAALGKLDDVRRDLLRVNDLIAEIEKKVNSLERQAKKAEHYKQFMDELNLLERQYLFAEYSSVLSKIAPLRESLSVSETEKANSLDALSHQEEILKLIRSEIDDCEKSLSILRQQRATKQTDLHAVDEEVAVLSERKRGLNENVSSLDKRKIDLAAKNESLLSQMNELELSLDESIEEEKELSVSLATEQEDFRNSEQQLFSAREKSNASHDDLIQILNGLAVKQNERERCHARLERLQSHNEELAIRMNQLETEKDELSSRVEGSRAEKQKIIDGIESEKKNLTDFERHREELFSEVEREKQRAQKLRDRQQANDARADFLNGLVEHLEGVPDGAKALARGEVAGLPKFEILSDIFYVEPDYRIAAESILGEASNFLVAPDEHAALSAVDALRKRDLGKVTFICRDKIVSPAPRPNPAAQRRLMDHVSTSTENIQIGKYFFENVAVVENFSEAEKILQEDGSVTCVNFSGDVFSSKGIIRGGSTRKTEGGRVGKLKQLEELKSESQKLSGELSGVEREIAALQSQIDGIPIKTGNDTLRNLELQLARVEQSNVESERSLQNVETQIVDMHARVMKLGTEISDADAELAKVEAALSEVSLRKSSSEDDYQKTLEAVKTIEDAYRQKNDILREVQAQHIECVNKLNFLKREIETSRQQVATNLEGISRADEDIETAKLAIEQAGKKLSEHEDRRVNLRSEIDALDAQTNGLMVKLSSKKDESEVEEKELRDARANHETAIEAVHQVTLKIGELDAHADAILERAKEEYNLDVSQQTAESMNLSAGFDAGAAHERINYLKGRIESFGPVNLVAFSEYTEEKQRLDFLTAQRGDLLEAEKTLKETVEEINRTAHQKFKDTFDQISENFKVTFQSLFDGGEAELRLEENVDPLEAKIEIMAKPAGKKPQSIDLLSAGEKTLTAIALLFSIYLVKPSPFCILDEVDGPLDDNNTDNFVRMIKRFSGDTQFIVITHNKRTMEAADTLYGVTMEEQGVSKVVAVRFVDDWVAKE, encoded by the coding sequence ATGTTTCTCTCCAAGTTAGAATTATTCGGCTTCAAATCGTTCGCGACAAAGACGGAGCTTACGTTCAACGGCGGGATAACATCCGTCGTCGGACCGAACGGGTGCGGCAAAACCAACGTACTCGATTCAATACGTTGGGTGCTCGGCGAGCAGCGTACCAGTATGCTTCGAAGCGATTCCATGGAGAACGTGATCTTTAACGGCTCTGAGAACCGGAAAGCTCTTGGAATGGCAGAGGTAACAATCACTTTGAAAAATGACAAGGGACTGCTTCCGGTAGATTATTCCGAGGTAAGCATAACGCGCCGGGTGTTTCGCTCCGGCGAGGGAGAGTACTTTGTCAACCGCAATCAGTGTCGCCTGAAAGACATCCAGGATATGCTTATGGATTCGGGCATGGCTCCAACGGCATATTCCGTGATTGAACTTAAGATGGTCGAGGATATTTTGCGCGAAAATGCGGACGAGCGAAGAAAAATGTTCGAAGAAGCCTCAGGTGTGACAAAGTACAAGGCAAGAAGGAAAGCCGCTCTCGGTAAGCTTGACGACGTCCGGAGGGACCTATTGAGGGTGAACGATCTGATCGCCGAGATTGAGAAGAAAGTGAATTCCCTTGAGCGGCAGGCGAAAAAGGCGGAGCACTACAAGCAGTTTATGGACGAATTGAATCTCCTCGAGCGGCAATATTTGTTCGCCGAGTACAGCTCGGTTTTGTCTAAAATTGCGCCGCTTAGAGAAAGTTTGTCCGTGAGCGAAACCGAAAAGGCAAACTCGCTCGATGCACTTTCACATCAAGAGGAGATCTTAAAGCTGATTCGTTCCGAAATCGATGATTGCGAAAAGAGCCTGTCAATTTTGCGCCAGCAGCGGGCGACCAAGCAGACCGATCTTCACGCAGTCGATGAGGAAGTCGCAGTATTGAGCGAACGAAAACGCGGACTCAACGAAAATGTTTCTTCACTCGATAAGCGGAAAATTGATCTCGCTGCAAAGAACGAGTCGCTTTTGTCGCAGATGAATGAGCTCGAATTGAGCCTTGATGAATCGATCGAGGAAGAGAAGGAGCTTTCTGTTTCTCTGGCGACCGAACAGGAGGACTTTAGAAATTCCGAACAACAGCTCTTCTCCGCAAGAGAGAAATCAAATGCGAGCCATGATGATCTGATACAGATATTGAATGGCCTTGCGGTCAAGCAGAACGAGCGGGAGCGATGCCATGCCCGGCTTGAGAGACTCCAGTCGCACAACGAGGAGCTCGCGATCAGGATGAATCAGCTTGAGACCGAGAAAGACGAGTTATCATCGAGGGTCGAAGGCTCGCGTGCGGAAAAACAAAAAATCATCGATGGAATAGAGAGTGAGAAAAAAAACCTCACTGATTTCGAAAGACATCGTGAGGAGTTGTTCAGCGAAGTGGAGCGAGAAAAGCAAAGAGCGCAGAAACTTCGGGACCGACAGCAGGCAAATGACGCAAGAGCGGATTTCTTGAACGGTCTCGTCGAACATTTGGAAGGCGTTCCGGATGGCGCGAAGGCGCTTGCGCGCGGCGAGGTTGCCGGTCTCCCTAAGTTTGAAATTCTAAGCGACATTTTTTACGTGGAGCCGGATTATCGAATTGCCGCGGAATCGATTCTCGGTGAGGCATCGAATTTTCTTGTAGCTCCCGACGAGCATGCCGCGCTGAGCGCAGTGGATGCACTTAGAAAGCGTGACCTTGGAAAAGTAACTTTTATTTGTCGCGATAAAATAGTCTCTCCGGCGCCGCGGCCGAACCCGGCCGCACAGAGACGGCTGATGGATCATGTATCGACTTCTACTGAGAACATTCAGATTGGGAAATATTTTTTTGAAAATGTTGCGGTCGTCGAAAATTTTTCCGAGGCCGAGAAAATTCTGCAGGAAGATGGCTCAGTTACGTGCGTAAATTTTTCGGGAGATGTTTTTTCTTCAAAAGGTATAATCAGGGGCGGAAGCACGCGTAAGACCGAAGGCGGCAGGGTCGGAAAATTAAAACAACTCGAAGAACTCAAGAGTGAAAGTCAAAAATTATCCGGCGAATTGTCCGGCGTCGAAAGAGAGATTGCCGCACTTCAATCGCAAATTGATGGAATTCCGATCAAAACCGGGAACGATACTCTAAGGAATCTTGAGCTGCAATTGGCGCGTGTTGAGCAATCTAATGTCGAAAGCGAGCGAAGCCTTCAAAACGTCGAAACCCAAATTGTCGACATGCATGCCAGAGTTATGAAATTGGGAACTGAGATTTCCGATGCGGACGCAGAGCTTGCTAAGGTCGAAGCCGCTTTGAGTGAAGTGAGCCTGCGCAAAAGTTCGTCCGAAGATGATTATCAGAAAACTCTGGAGGCGGTTAAGACGATTGAGGATGCCTACAGGCAGAAAAACGATATCTTGAGGGAAGTCCAGGCACAGCACATCGAGTGCGTCAACAAGCTGAACTTTCTTAAACGGGAGATAGAAACCTCACGCCAGCAGGTCGCCACAAATCTCGAAGGAATTTCGAGAGCGGACGAGGACATCGAGACAGCAAAGCTTGCAATCGAACAAGCAGGCAAGAAATTAAGTGAACACGAAGATCGGCGGGTAAACTTGCGCTCTGAAATCGACGCCCTGGATGCTCAGACGAATGGTTTGATGGTGAAGCTGTCTTCGAAGAAAGACGAGAGTGAAGTTGAAGAGAAAGAGTTACGGGATGCTCGCGCGAATCACGAGACGGCAATTGAGGCTGTCCATCAGGTAACTCTGAAGATTGGCGAACTTGATGCCCATGCGGATGCGATTCTGGAGCGCGCGAAAGAAGAATACAATTTGGATGTTTCACAGCAGACGGCGGAATCCATGAATCTTTCTGCAGGCTTTGATGCGGGAGCCGCTCATGAGCGCATAAACTACCTCAAAGGAAGAATCGAATCGTTCGGACCAGTCAACCTCGTCGCTTTTTCGGAATACACTGAAGAGAAGCAGAGGCTGGATTTTCTCACCGCTCAGCGTGGGGATTTGCTGGAAGCTGAGAAGACTTTGAAAGAAACCGTCGAGGAGATAAACCGTACAGCGCACCAGAAGTTCAAGGATACTTTCGACCAAATTTCGGAAAATTTTAAAGTAACATTTCAAAGTCTGTTCGACGGTGGAGAAGCTGAGCTCCGGTTGGAGGAGAATGTGGATCCGCTTGAAGCAAAGATAGAGATAATGGCGAAGCCCGCTGGAAAGAAACCGCAGTCGATCGACTTGCTTTCCGCTGGAGAAAAAACTTTAACCGCTATTGCATTGCTTTTCTCCATCTATCTCGTTAAGCCAAGCCCGTTTTGCATTCTAGATGAAGTCGATGGTCCGTTGGACGATAACAATACCGACAACTTTGTAAGAATGATCAAGAGATTTTCCGGAGATACGCAGTTCATTGTAATTACTCATAACAAGCGTACCATGGAAGCCGCCGACACTTTGTACGGAGTGACGATGGAGGAGCAGGGAGTTTCAAAAGTCGTCGCGGTTAGATTTGTAGACGATTGGGTGGCAAAGGAATGA